In the genome of Bradyrhizobium arachidis, one region contains:
- the ligD gene encoding non-homologous end-joining DNA ligase: MPAAMPGFIPPQLATLRLRPPGGAEWVHEIKFDGYRSQIHVSADGTRIFTRKGLNWTKRFVPITAAWAGAGIGQAVVDGEIVVVVDSRTDFGALQADLAAGRHDRMLFYAFDLLHLDGYDLRKVPLIERKRLLREMIERRGLRAPVLYSEHMDDGVAMFAGAVKLNWEGIVSKRADAPYRSGDRSESWQKIKTSVREQFPIVGFIPGVGGISALYLGKREGRELRYIGKVGTGFTRASAAALRRKLDAITTPKQRLTKQVRKPKATWVEPTLIADVEYRDITDDGMLRHPSFKGFAEN, encoded by the coding sequence GTGCCCGCCGCCATGCCCGGCTTCATCCCGCCGCAGCTCGCCACGCTGCGGCTCAGGCCGCCCGGCGGCGCCGAATGGGTACATGAGATCAAGTTCGACGGGTATCGCAGCCAAATCCACGTTTCCGCGGACGGGACGCGCATCTTCACCCGCAAGGGCTTGAACTGGACGAAGCGGTTCGTGCCGATCACGGCCGCGTGGGCGGGCGCCGGCATCGGCCAGGCCGTCGTCGACGGCGAGATCGTGGTCGTCGTCGACAGCCGCACGGACTTCGGGGCCCTGCAGGCCGACCTCGCCGCCGGGCGACACGACCGGATGCTGTTCTACGCCTTCGACCTCCTGCACCTCGACGGCTACGACCTCCGGAAGGTGCCGCTGATCGAACGCAAGCGGCTGCTGCGCGAGATGATCGAGCGCCGCGGCCTACGCGCGCCGGTACTCTACTCCGAGCATATGGACGACGGCGTCGCGATGTTCGCCGGCGCGGTCAAACTGAACTGGGAAGGCATCGTCTCCAAGCGCGCCGACGCACCCTACCGCAGCGGCGACCGATCAGAGAGCTGGCAGAAGATCAAGACCAGCGTCCGCGAGCAGTTTCCCATCGTCGGGTTCATCCCCGGCGTCGGCGGGATCTCGGCGCTCTATCTCGGCAAGCGCGAGGGCCGCGAGCTGCGTTACATCGGCAAGGTCGGCACCGGTTTCACGCGCGCCTCGGCGGCCGCGCTGCGCCGGAAACTCGACGCCATCACGACGCCCAAGCAGCGTCTGACGAAGCAGGTGCGCAAGCCGAAGGCCACCTGGGTCGAGCCTACCCTGATCGCCGACGTGGAGTATCGCGACATCACCGACGACGGGATGCTGCGGCATCCGAGCTTCAAGGGGTTCGCGGAGAATTAG
- a CDS encoding ImmA/IrrE family metallo-endopeptidase — MSKSGVMLRLARQLRGFPQNEAAECLRVPNSELSRIENGLKEPSEQLLSAAAETFSVPVEFFAQTDAIYGAPVSVHAPMWRKKSDVSATELHRIVAELNIRVMHLRKLLEATDLEPVNKLPRFDADEYDNDPEKIAVLVRRFWQVPDGPIQDVTALVEDAGILVTHSDLGGSSVSGVRFSVPGMPHVIVLNRQQSADRMRFTLCHELGHVIMHTFPTPDMEAEADKFASCFLLPTEDIKPAFVGRRVDLRLLASLKPEWKVSMASLVFAAQRAGALNTTQAQYIWKQFNIHKIRLREPPELDFAPEEPRTVSDLFSLHINDMGYSLADLSKMLIMNETEVAKTYSINLPGQDKARGAHLRIIQ; from the coding sequence ATGTCGAAGTCAGGGGTCATGCTGCGCCTAGCGCGGCAGCTAAGAGGATTCCCGCAGAACGAGGCGGCGGAGTGCCTCCGCGTGCCCAATTCAGAATTGTCGCGCATCGAGAACGGGCTGAAGGAGCCGTCGGAGCAATTGCTCTCGGCTGCGGCCGAGACGTTCTCGGTGCCCGTCGAATTCTTCGCGCAGACCGACGCCATCTACGGCGCGCCGGTCAGCGTGCACGCGCCGATGTGGCGCAAGAAGTCCGACGTGTCGGCGACCGAGCTGCACCGCATCGTCGCCGAGCTGAACATCCGCGTCATGCACCTGCGCAAGCTGCTCGAAGCCACCGACCTGGAGCCGGTGAACAAGCTGCCCCGCTTCGACGCCGACGAGTACGACAACGATCCCGAGAAGATCGCCGTCCTGGTCCGCCGGTTCTGGCAGGTCCCCGACGGCCCGATCCAGGACGTGACGGCGCTGGTCGAGGACGCCGGAATCCTGGTCACGCACTCCGATCTGGGCGGCTCGTCGGTCTCCGGCGTTCGCTTCTCCGTGCCCGGCATGCCGCACGTGATCGTGCTGAACCGCCAGCAGTCAGCCGACCGCATGCGCTTCACCCTGTGCCACGAACTCGGCCACGTGATCATGCACACCTTCCCGACGCCGGACATGGAGGCGGAGGCGGACAAGTTCGCGTCGTGCTTCCTGCTGCCGACCGAGGACATCAAACCGGCCTTCGTCGGCCGCCGCGTCGACCTGCGCCTGCTCGCCTCGCTGAAGCCCGAGTGGAAGGTCTCGATGGCCTCGCTCGTCTTCGCGGCCCAGCGCGCCGGCGCCCTCAACACCACCCAGGCGCAGTACATCTGGAAGCAGTTCAACATCCACAAGATCCGGCTGCGCGAGCCGCCCGAGCTCGACTTCGCGCCGGAGGAGCCCCGTACGGTGAGCGACCTGTTTTCGCTGCACATCAACGACATGGGTTACTCGCTCGCGGACCTGTCGAAGATGCTGATCATGAACGAGACCGAGGTCGCCAAGACCTACTCGATCAATCTGCCGGGGCAGGACAAGGCGAGGGGCGCGCACCTGCGCATCATCCAGTGA
- a CDS encoding helix-turn-helix domain-containing protein: MGADYRHGCGVMAKLSPRAARIKMAAETAFGPRGLTQLAAAAGVSKQMMSFIVTGAKPVTDDVYRRVAEALLTEAGRMTKAAEKIETLAGKMFAELE, encoded by the coding sequence ATGGGCGCCGATTATCGCCACGGTTGCGGCGTGATGGCGAAGCTCTCGCCGCGCGCCGCCCGCATCAAGATGGCCGCCGAGACGGCGTTCGGCCCGCGCGGCCTGACGCAGCTCGCCGCGGCGGCCGGCGTCTCGAAGCAGATGATGTCGTTCATCGTCACCGGCGCCAAGCCCGTCACCGATGACGTCTATCGCCGCGTCGCCGAGGCGCTGCTGACGGAAGCCGGCCGCATGACGAAGGCTGCCGAGAAGATCGAAACCCTGGCGGGCAAGATGTTCGCCGAACTGGAGTAG
- a CDS encoding recombinase family protein, with product MKESSPIEETTRKRATIYARFSTDLQNERSIEDQLSLCQSYAEREGLTVVSTHEDRARSGGSVMGREGLLRMLDQARERSFDVVIVEALDRLSRDMEDLAGIHKRLSFLGIEIRAVHEGVVNTVLVGLRGLVGQLYREDNAHKVRRGQAGRVKQGLAGGGLTYGYAAVTGRSGERVVVETEAQVIRRIFQEYVDGRTPREIAHDLNKERVSPPRGRAWNASTINGNHERGAGILLNELYMGRLIWNKVRMVKDPDSGKRLSRPNPRSDWQVAEVPHLAIVSPELFTAAQQRKGERSHGHPTHQRRPRRMLSGLLRCGSCGSGMATNGRDKSGRVRIRCSAATESGTCPDAKTFYLDTVESAVLNGLQAELRAPKVISEYVRTYLEERKRLAATSHAKRQRLEQQLGQINREIERLVDAIAKGHGDPSVLGPRSTALDAERKRISEELQSEPPALKEVALHPAILKRYEEQLDRLEDALGKGVSGGDGEAAEAIRDLVETVTVFRDPGRPGGVAVEIAGRLNALLGEKAYPNQVKGVWGKVVAGEGLEPPTPGL from the coding sequence ATGAAAGAGAGCTCGCCAATCGAAGAGACGACAAGGAAAAGAGCGACGATCTATGCTCGATTCTCAACCGATCTGCAGAACGAGCGGTCGATTGAGGATCAGCTTTCACTTTGTCAAAGCTATGCCGAGCGCGAAGGTTTAACTGTTGTCAGTACCCATGAAGATCGGGCTCGTTCAGGCGGGTCCGTCATGGGCCGCGAAGGCCTTCTGCGGATGTTGGACCAGGCGCGAGAGAGATCCTTCGACGTGGTAATCGTCGAAGCGCTCGATCGCCTCTCTCGCGACATGGAAGATCTCGCTGGCATTCATAAGCGGCTGTCATTTCTCGGGATAGAGATCCGGGCGGTCCACGAGGGAGTCGTTAACACCGTGCTGGTCGGCCTTCGCGGTTTGGTCGGACAACTCTATCGTGAGGACAATGCGCACAAAGTGCGTCGCGGCCAAGCGGGGCGGGTCAAGCAAGGTTTGGCTGGCGGCGGCCTGACATACGGGTACGCCGCGGTCACCGGAAGAAGCGGCGAACGAGTGGTTGTCGAGACCGAGGCACAAGTGATCCGGCGCATATTTCAGGAATACGTAGACGGTCGTACGCCTCGGGAAATCGCGCATGATCTCAATAAGGAGAGGGTATCACCTCCGCGGGGGCGCGCCTGGAATGCCTCAACAATCAATGGCAATCATGAGAGGGGCGCCGGCATTCTGCTGAACGAACTTTATATGGGACGCCTTATCTGGAACAAAGTCAGGATGGTGAAAGATCCCGACTCGGGAAAGCGCCTGTCACGACCGAATCCGAGGAGTGACTGGCAGGTGGCTGAAGTGCCCCATCTTGCAATTGTCAGTCCAGAGTTGTTCACAGCTGCCCAGCAACGCAAAGGGGAGCGCAGCCACGGCCACCCGACCCATCAACGACGGCCCCGTCGGATGCTATCTGGCTTACTCCGTTGTGGTTCATGCGGCTCGGGTATGGCAACGAATGGACGGGACAAATCGGGGCGCGTTCGGATTCGCTGCTCAGCGGCGACGGAGAGCGGCACGTGTCCGGACGCCAAGACTTTTTATTTGGACACTGTCGAGAGCGCGGTCCTCAACGGTCTACAGGCCGAATTGCGCGCGCCGAAGGTTATCTCAGAATACGTACGCACGTATCTTGAGGAACGGAAGCGCCTCGCGGCCACCTCACATGCAAAACGGCAGCGCCTTGAGCAGCAGCTTGGGCAAATTAACCGGGAAATCGAACGACTGGTGGATGCGATCGCGAAAGGACATGGCGATCCATCCGTTCTAGGACCGCGATCGACTGCCTTAGATGCCGAACGAAAGCGGATATCTGAGGAGTTGCAGAGTGAACCACCCGCCCTGAAGGAAGTCGCGCTGCATCCGGCCATCCTCAAACGCTATGAGGAGCAACTCGATCGGCTTGAAGACGCACTGGGCAAAGGCGTCAGTGGGGGCGACGGAGAGGCCGCGGAAGCCATCAGAGACCTAGTCGAGACGGTCACCGTGTTCCGCGATCCAGGCCGCCCAGGTGGTGTAGCCGTGGAGATAGCAGGCCGGCTAAACGCCCTGCTTGGGGAAAAGGCCTATCCAAACCAAGTCAAAGGAGTGTGGGGAAAGGTGGTAGCGGGGGAGGGACTCGAACCCCCGACCCCAGGATTATGA